The following proteins are co-located in the Bacillus pumilus genome:
- a CDS encoding mechanosensitive ion channel family protein, with translation MFTQKWMDTYFTVDIAIQIGISLCILLLFLLLRKVFTKYLFHLLFRLTNRSKTEVINQIVVAFEKPARLFFVALGLYFALRQAPYFEHHMDVIIKFYRSSIILMLTWGLCNLTAASSFLFQKVNSKFELEMDDILAPFLSKVLRFIIIALSISVIAQEFNYDVNGLVAGLGLGGLAFALAAQDTVANFFGGIVIITEKPFTMGDFVETPSVLGTVEDITFRSTKFRTPAEAVVTVPNSTLSKEPITNWTRMNKRQITFSVRVSYNTPKENIDKCIKRLKQMLHEHDGVHKETIMVNLDVLADSYLSLFFNFYTNTTAWAENLDMKQDINYRIIDIFHQEGVEFAFPGQTIYMKQKGEKQLGE, from the coding sequence ATGTTTACACAAAAATGGATGGATACATATTTTACAGTAGATATTGCGATCCAAATTGGCATTAGCCTTTGTATTTTATTGCTTTTTTTATTGCTTCGGAAAGTATTTACGAAGTACTTATTTCACCTTCTCTTTAGGCTGACGAATCGGTCTAAAACCGAGGTGATTAATCAAATTGTTGTGGCATTCGAAAAACCTGCCAGACTGTTTTTTGTGGCACTTGGTTTATATTTTGCATTAAGACAGGCACCATATTTTGAGCATCATATGGATGTCATCATCAAATTTTATAGATCCTCTATTATATTGATGCTGACATGGGGGCTTTGTAACTTAACCGCTGCGTCTTCATTCTTATTTCAAAAGGTGAATTCGAAGTTTGAATTAGAAATGGATGATATTTTAGCACCTTTTTTATCAAAGGTTCTTCGTTTCATTATTATTGCATTAAGTATTAGTGTCATTGCACAAGAATTTAATTATGATGTGAACGGGCTTGTGGCAGGACTTGGTCTAGGTGGACTAGCCTTTGCGCTCGCTGCGCAGGATACAGTGGCGAACTTTTTTGGAGGGATTGTCATTATTACAGAGAAGCCTTTTACGATGGGCGATTTTGTAGAGACACCAAGTGTACTTGGGACTGTAGAGGACATTACGTTTCGAAGCACAAAATTTAGAACACCTGCTGAAGCGGTGGTGACAGTGCCGAATTCCACCCTTTCAAAGGAGCCAATCACAAACTGGACGAGAATGAATAAACGTCAGATTACGTTCTCCGTTCGTGTGTCCTACAATACACCAAAGGAAAACATTGATAAGTGTATCAAACGCCTTAAACAAATGCTTCATGAGCATGATGGGGTTCATAAGGAAACGATCATGGTGAATCTCGATGTACTGGCAGACAGCTATTTGAGCTTATTTTTCAACTTTTACACGAACACGACGGCTTGGGCTGAAAACCTCGATATGAAGCAAGACATTAACTATCGCATCATTGATATTTTCCATCAAGAAGGTGTAGAATTTGCTTTCCCTGGACAGACCATTTATATGAAACAAAAGGGTGAGAAACAGCTGGGGGAATAA
- a CDS encoding NAD-dependent protein deacylase: protein MAALKERLTQASHITVLSGAGMSTESGIPDFRSTGGLWTEDTTRMEAMSRSYFLSHPHQFWPKFKELFQMKMSGEYEPNDGHDFLANLEKQGKHVDIFTQNIDGLHKRAGSQHVYELHGSIQTATCPSCRTTYELPYLLKEEVPVCQRVSSGGRTCGRVLKTDVVLFGDMVKHFDQVERSLQQTDMLLVMGTSLEVAPARYIPEDAAHHPSIFKVMMNLSETEYDSLFDLVFHERIGDLVKAL from the coding sequence GTGGCAGCGCTAAAAGAGAGATTAACGCAGGCCTCACATATTACAGTCCTTTCAGGAGCTGGTATGAGCACAGAGTCGGGTATTCCTGATTTTAGATCAACAGGTGGCTTGTGGACAGAAGATACCACTCGCATGGAGGCGATGAGCCGGTCCTATTTTTTATCACACCCTCATCAATTCTGGCCGAAATTTAAGGAATTGTTTCAGATGAAAATGAGTGGAGAGTATGAACCAAATGATGGACATGATTTCTTAGCCAACCTTGAGAAACAAGGAAAGCACGTGGATATTTTTACCCAAAATATTGACGGCCTGCATAAAAGGGCGGGAAGCCAGCATGTCTATGAACTGCATGGTTCCATTCAAACAGCCACTTGTCCATCTTGCCGGACGACATATGAACTGCCTTATTTATTAAAAGAAGAGGTACCGGTTTGTCAAAGGGTCTCCTCAGGCGGCCGCACGTGTGGACGTGTGCTCAAAACAGATGTCGTCCTTTTTGGAGATATGGTGAAGCATTTTGATCAAGTGGAGAGATCGCTTCAGCAAACGGACATGCTGCTGGTTATGGGAACTTCCCTAGAAGTGGCGCCAGCACGATATATTCCAGAAGATGCAGCCCATCATCCTTCCATCTTCAAGGTGATGATGAATTTGAGTGAAACAGAATACGATTCGCTTTTTGATCTTGTCTTTCATGAACGGATTGGCGATCTCGTGAAAGCTCTATAA
- a CDS encoding polysaccharide deacetylase family protein, whose amino-acid sequence MQRVTKKQTPSNTMLLSKAIGLVILSLILFFIWDMSKTNMQAADQPAEMSASSQFRDTSTSLKAKDDSPKTLDAHFKINPNKHVTDQTIFLTFDDGPTATSNQLLDVLKAHQVKATFFMLGPQIKEHPAAVKRLHQEGHQLGLHGITHDVKRFYQKSDSPVNEMKEDQRILASVTGEYTHLVRTPYGSSPNLTDQQKARLKQKGFIYWDWTIDSLDWKYKSSKYVPEVLNQLQVLETKHPKEPKIILMHDQPATAKYLNSLITQLKAKGYTFEVLDETMKPLQQ is encoded by the coding sequence ATGCAACGGGTTACGAAAAAACAGACACCTTCAAACACGATGCTGCTCTCAAAGGCGATTGGTTTAGTGATTCTATCACTGATCCTCTTTTTCATTTGGGATATGTCTAAAACCAATATGCAGGCAGCAGACCAGCCGGCTGAAATGTCTGCGAGCAGTCAATTCCGAGACACAAGCACAAGTCTGAAAGCAAAAGATGATTCTCCGAAAACACTAGATGCACATTTTAAGATCAATCCAAACAAACATGTAACGGATCAAACGATCTTTTTAACCTTTGATGATGGTCCTACTGCTACATCAAATCAGCTGTTAGATGTGCTAAAAGCGCATCAAGTGAAGGCTACATTCTTTATGCTTGGGCCCCAGATCAAAGAACACCCAGCAGCTGTTAAAAGGCTTCATCAAGAAGGTCATCAATTAGGGCTTCATGGCATCACGCATGATGTGAAACGCTTTTATCAAAAAAGTGATTCTCCAGTAAACGAGATGAAAGAAGATCAGCGCATTTTGGCTTCTGTCACAGGTGAGTATACACATCTTGTGAGAACACCTTATGGCAGTTCCCCCAATTTAACAGATCAGCAAAAAGCACGTTTAAAACAAAAAGGCTTTATATACTGGGATTGGACAATTGATAGCCTTGACTGGAAATATAAAAGCTCAAAATATGTACCAGAGGTATTGAATCAGCTGCAAGTGCTAGAGACAAAACACCCGAAAGAACCAAAAATCATATTAATGCATGATCAGCCAGCTACCGCAAAATACTTAAATAGTTTGATCACACAGCTAAAAGCAAAGGGCTATACATTTGAAGTCCTTGATGAAACAATGAAGCCGCTGCAGCAATAA
- the dat gene encoding D-amino-acid transaminase codes for MKILYNGDFIEKKDAHVDIEDRGYQFGDGVYEVIRVYNGTLFTLKEHTERLFKSAKEIGIHLQGTVSDMEEKLKQLVAHNQLTDGGVYIQVTRGVAPRKHQYGDSLTPQITAYTFHVKKPVQEQAAGAKALLSEDLRWLRCDIKSLNLLYNVMEKQKASEAGAFEAILIRDGFVTEGTSSNVYAVIDGVIRTHPANNLILNGITRRKLLEICEEEGCSVEETRISKEELLRAQEIFISSTTAEVIPIVEIDGQRVGEGVPGEITKRVQEGFQKKIKHESEASISS; via the coding sequence ATGAAAATATTGTACAATGGAGATTTCATTGAAAAAAAAGATGCACATGTTGATATTGAGGACAGAGGGTATCAATTTGGCGACGGAGTCTATGAGGTCATCCGTGTATACAATGGTACTTTGTTTACATTAAAAGAGCATACAGAGCGTTTGTTCAAGAGTGCAAAAGAAATCGGCATTCATCTGCAAGGTACAGTATCAGATATGGAAGAAAAACTAAAACAGTTAGTCGCTCACAATCAATTAACAGATGGCGGTGTGTATATTCAAGTCACTCGGGGTGTCGCACCTCGTAAACATCAATATGGTGATTCTCTCACTCCTCAAATCACGGCATATACGTTCCATGTGAAAAAACCTGTTCAAGAGCAGGCAGCTGGTGCAAAGGCCTTATTATCTGAGGATCTTCGCTGGTTAAGGTGTGATATTAAAAGTTTAAACCTGTTATATAACGTCATGGAGAAGCAGAAAGCGTCTGAAGCCGGTGCGTTTGAAGCGATTCTCATCAGAGACGGTTTTGTGACCGAGGGAACCTCCTCGAATGTATATGCCGTCATTGATGGCGTAATTCGTACTCACCCAGCAAACAATCTCATTTTAAACGGCATTACCCGTAGAAAGCTGCTTGAGATATGTGAGGAAGAAGGATGCAGTGTCGAAGAAACCCGTATAAGCAAAGAAGAGCTACTGCGCGCGCAGGAAATTTTCATCAGTTCGACGACTGCTGAAGTCATTCCAATTGTTGAGATAGATGGTCAGCGAGTAGGGGAAGGCGTTCCAGGAGAGATCACGAAGCGTGTACAGGAAGGTTTCCAGAAAAAAATTAAACATGAAAGTGAAGCATCCATTTCTTCATAA
- a CDS encoding universal stress protein, whose protein sequence is MFQADRMVVAFDGHEDSKKALKKAIALSKTLHAKLTVAYAHDGKSSRQVFDAPRPMTGGAYIGGGMADLQTPPVYVPHAEQQSPLIFEDHTEEVVTEARMLLNEEQFEAAIEIVEGEPAEAIIEYAEEISADLIVMGARDQSRLKKMLFGSVSEKLSSNSDIPVLIVK, encoded by the coding sequence TTGTTTCAAGCTGATCGGATGGTCGTTGCGTTTGATGGACATGAAGACAGTAAGAAAGCATTAAAGAAGGCAATCGCTTTATCCAAAACCTTGCATGCCAAGCTGACCGTTGCCTATGCACATGATGGCAAATCAAGCAGACAGGTGTTTGATGCACCACGCCCAATGACTGGCGGGGCTTATATCGGGGGCGGCATGGCAGACCTTCAAACACCCCCTGTGTATGTACCTCATGCCGAACAGCAAAGTCCCTTGATCTTTGAAGACCATACAGAAGAGGTCGTTACGGAAGCGAGGATGCTTTTAAATGAGGAGCAGTTTGAAGCTGCCATTGAAATTGTTGAGGGGGAGCCCGCAGAAGCCATTATCGAATATGCTGAAGAGATATCAGCAGACCTCATCGTCATGGGAGCACGTGACCAAAGCAGATTAAAAAAAATGCTATTTGGCAGTGTGAGCGAAAAGTTATCATCAAATTCAGATATACCTGTGCTTATTGTGAAATAA
- a CDS encoding ABC transporter ATP-binding protein has product MFSVFAKLGWFFKQEWRRYTIAITLLLIVNVLEMLPPRYLGQAVDDIRSGQFTTSSIVFYVTIFCLLGVFVYTLTYFWMYQLFGGANVMERVMRGKLMRHLLKMTPTFYEKKKTGNLMALGTNDLNAVALTTGFGVLTLVDSTAYMLMIFFTMGLTISWKLTLMAIIPMPLMAILIAFYGSKIHARFTVAQDAFGDMNDRVLESVAGVRVIRSFVQEKQDVERFRQMTDDVFQKNMRVAIIDSLFEPTVKLLVGISYLIGIGYGAYLVFQSDLTIGELVAFNVYLGMMIWPMFAIGELINIMQRGNASLDRLNHTLSYKPDVTDTAQPKALQEPGDIQFDHVTFRYPTSSKDNLVDVSFTVRKGQTIGITGKTGSGKTTIVKQLLRQYPPGDGQIRLSGVPIQDTELDQLFQWIGYVPQDHILFSKSVEENMRFGHMEAKQNELAQAIKDAYFEKDLRLLPEGLETMVGEKGVALSGGQKQRISIARALLIDPDILILDDSLSAVDAKTETAILENLRQNRHGKTTFITTHRLSAVEHADLILVMEEGRIVQKGTHQELIQQDGWYKEQFLRQQLTNQLEGGDEA; this is encoded by the coding sequence ATGTTTTCAGTATTTGCAAAATTAGGCTGGTTCTTTAAACAAGAGTGGAGGCGATATACGATCGCCATTACGCTGCTGCTCATTGTGAATGTGCTTGAAATGCTGCCGCCAAGGTATCTTGGGCAGGCAGTTGATGACATTCGTTCTGGTCAATTTACCACATCTAGTATTGTGTTTTATGTGACTATTTTTTGTTTACTTGGTGTCTTCGTCTATACGCTGACATATTTTTGGATGTATCAGTTATTTGGCGGCGCGAATGTCATGGAGCGTGTGATGCGCGGAAAATTAATGCGTCACTTACTTAAGATGACACCAACCTTTTATGAAAAGAAAAAAACCGGCAACTTAATGGCCTTAGGTACAAACGATTTGAATGCTGTTGCCTTAACGACAGGCTTTGGTGTTCTGACATTGGTTGATTCCACTGCTTATATGCTGATGATCTTTTTTACGATGGGGCTGACGATTAGCTGGAAATTAACCTTAATGGCGATTATTCCCATGCCGCTGATGGCGATCTTGATTGCGTTTTATGGCAGCAAGATTCATGCGCGCTTTACAGTCGCTCAAGATGCATTTGGTGATATGAACGATCGTGTACTGGAATCAGTGGCCGGCGTTCGGGTCATCCGGTCTTTTGTACAGGAGAAACAAGATGTCGAACGCTTTCGCCAAATGACAGATGATGTATTCCAAAAAAACATGCGAGTGGCGATCATTGATTCATTGTTTGAGCCGACAGTGAAATTGCTTGTGGGCATCAGTTACTTAATCGGAATTGGCTATGGAGCATATCTTGTGTTTCAAAGTGATTTAACGATTGGTGAACTTGTTGCATTTAACGTCTATCTTGGGATGATGATCTGGCCAATGTTTGCGATCGGTGAGTTGATTAATATCATGCAAAGAGGAAATGCGTCGTTAGATCGGTTGAATCATACCCTCAGCTATAAGCCGGATGTAACAGACACAGCTCAGCCAAAAGCATTACAAGAGCCTGGCGATATTCAATTTGATCATGTGACGTTCAGATATCCAACTTCGTCTAAAGATAATTTAGTCGATGTGTCCTTTACTGTCCGAAAAGGGCAAACGATTGGCATTACAGGGAAAACAGGAAGCGGCAAGACAACAATTGTGAAACAGCTCCTGCGGCAGTACCCGCCAGGTGATGGACAAATACGCTTATCAGGTGTTCCGATCCAAGACACTGAATTGGATCAGCTATTTCAATGGATCGGTTATGTACCTCAGGATCATATCCTTTTCTCAAAAAGTGTAGAAGAGAATATGCGCTTTGGTCATATGGAAGCGAAACAAAATGAATTAGCACAAGCCATCAAAGACGCTTACTTTGAAAAGGATTTACGACTGTTGCCAGAAGGCCTCGAAACAATGGTTGGGGAAAAAGGCGTGGCGCTGTCAGGCGGTCAAAAGCAGCGAATTTCCATCGCACGTGCTTTATTAATTGATCCCGACATTTTGATTTTGGATGACTCTCTATCTGCGGTTGATGCGAAAACAGAAACCGCTATTTTAGAAAATTTAAGACAAAACCGTCATGGAAAAACGACGTTTATTACGACACATCGTCTATCAGCTGTTGAGCATGCTGATCTCATTCTTGTCATGGAAGAGGGACGCATCGTCCAAAAGGGAACTCACCAAGAGCTCATTCAGCAAGATGGATGGTACAAAGAACAATTTCTGCGTCAGCAGCTGACAAATCAGCTGGAAGGAGGGGATGAGGCATGA
- a CDS encoding ABC transporter ATP-binding protein, with the protein MTTGRRLLAYALLYKKVLSIALIFLIIAVGAELTGPFIGKKMIDDHILGVEKQYVEVNEKTDETVYYQGNNYIRSDRLKNENEAGKQINVVQVGFGYYFVNEPIRFDGNRTISGNQLTIENGNERKTYDVQRLSKEEIFAFYQPEISGLIQLVLFYLGLLVIAIFFQYGQHYLLQRIANRIIQKMRVDIFKHIQTLPIQYFDNLPAGKVVARITNDTETIRDLYVTVLANFVTSAIYMIGIYIAMFLLNVKLALICLVAVPIIFLWSMTYRKFASVYNHRIRSIISEINAKLNEAIQGMTIIQAFRHEKATKEEFDELNNNHFRYQRKMLHLNSLLSHNLVNLLRNLAYVALIWYFGGASLGASGIVSIGVLYAFVDYLNRLFQPITGIVNQFSRLELARVSSERVFRLLDEPGTKVEEPDQKKMEGYVQFQDVTFAYNEGNNVLKNITFEAKKGQTVALVGHTGSGKSSIMNLLLRFYDIQQGDILIDGESIYHQSRQTLRKQMGIVLQDPYLFSGTIASNVSLGNEDIKRETIESSLKQVGAAELLRHLPQGFDEPVVEKGSTLSSGERQLISFARALAYDPAILILDEATANIDTETEAIIQRALDVVKEGRTTFVIAHRLSTIKKADMILVLEKGEIVERGSHEQLMEQGGLYAQMYELQKGALASS; encoded by the coding sequence ATGACAACAGGAAGAAGACTCCTTGCCTATGCACTCCTATATAAGAAAGTACTGTCTATTGCCTTGATCTTTCTGATCATTGCCGTGGGTGCTGAGCTGACAGGACCATTTATTGGGAAGAAAATGATTGATGATCATATTTTAGGTGTCGAAAAACAGTATGTCGAGGTAAATGAAAAAACAGATGAAACGGTTTATTACCAAGGAAATAACTATATACGAAGTGATCGATTAAAGAATGAAAATGAAGCTGGAAAGCAAATCAATGTGGTGCAAGTCGGGTTCGGTTACTACTTTGTGAATGAGCCGATTCGTTTTGATGGAAACCGGACGATATCGGGAAATCAGCTTACCATTGAAAATGGGAACGAGCGCAAAACCTATGATGTACAGCGTTTATCAAAAGAGGAAATATTCGCTTTTTATCAGCCTGAAATTAGTGGTTTGATACAGCTTGTTCTATTTTATCTAGGGCTGCTCGTCATTGCGATCTTCTTTCAGTATGGGCAGCATTATTTGCTCCAGCGGATTGCAAATCGTATTATCCAAAAAATGAGGGTAGACATATTTAAGCATATTCAAACGTTGCCCATTCAGTATTTTGATAATTTACCGGCTGGAAAAGTAGTAGCACGGATCACGAATGACACGGAAACCATCCGTGATTTATATGTAACTGTCCTCGCTAATTTCGTGACCAGTGCCATTTACATGATTGGAATTTATATCGCCATGTTTTTATTAAATGTGAAGCTGGCACTCATTTGTTTGGTAGCTGTACCGATTATTTTCCTATGGTCAATGACTTACCGGAAATTTGCATCAGTATACAATCACCGCATTCGTTCTATTATCAGTGAAATCAATGCAAAACTAAATGAAGCAATTCAAGGGATGACGATTATTCAAGCATTTCGCCATGAAAAAGCGACGAAAGAAGAATTCGATGAGCTGAATAACAATCACTTTCGATATCAGCGAAAAATGCTTCATTTAAATTCACTCCTTTCACATAACTTGGTGAACCTGCTGCGTAATTTAGCGTATGTTGCGCTCATTTGGTACTTTGGCGGCGCGTCATTAGGTGCGTCTGGCATTGTGTCCATTGGCGTACTCTATGCATTTGTCGATTATTTAAATCGATTGTTTCAGCCGATTACAGGCATTGTGAACCAATTTTCTAGATTGGAATTAGCAAGGGTTTCATCGGAAAGGGTCTTCCGATTATTAGATGAGCCAGGAACAAAAGTGGAAGAACCTGATCAGAAGAAAATGGAGGGGTACGTTCAGTTTCAAGATGTAACCTTCGCTTATAATGAAGGGAATAACGTACTAAAGAACATTACGTTTGAAGCAAAAAAGGGCCAAACAGTTGCACTTGTGGGGCATACAGGTTCAGGAAAAAGCTCGATCATGAACTTGCTGCTCCGTTTTTATGACATCCAACAGGGAGATATTCTCATTGATGGAGAAAGTATTTATCATCAGTCGCGCCAAACTTTGCGTAAACAAATGGGCATTGTTCTGCAAGATCCTTATTTATTTTCTGGAACGATTGCATCCAATGTCAGCTTAGGGAACGAAGACATCAAAAGAGAAACCATTGAATCCTCATTAAAGCAAGTAGGCGCAGCAGAGTTATTGAGGCACCTTCCACAAGGCTTTGATGAACCAGTGGTTGAAAAGGGAAGTACCCTCTCTTCAGGGGAACGTCAGTTGATTTCATTTGCCCGCGCACTGGCGTACGATCCAGCGATCTTAATTTTAGATGAAGCAACCGCCAACATCGATACAGAAACAGAGGCCATCATTCAGCGGGCGCTTGATGTAGTCAAAGAAGGACGAACCACCTTTGTTATTGCTCACCGATTATCCACCATTAAGAAAGCCGATATGATTTTGGTGTTAGAAAAAGGTGAAATTGTCGAGCGAGGCAGCCATGAACAACTCATGGAGCAAGGTGGGCTGTATGCGCAAATGTACGAACTGCAAAAAGGTGCTCTTGCAAGCAGCTAA
- a CDS encoding NAD(P)-dependent oxidoreductase, whose amino-acid sequence MKIALFGAHGRVGQAFLRFVQVDDRYLVRSLIRTNREGMLAGMFQVTGNSRNQEDVLETIKGSDIVVSCLSTDGDDTLSVSMAHIVQAMKQTNTSRIITIGTAGILKARQQPELYRFETSESRRTTSRAAKEHAKAYEILQSTELDWTIICPTYLPDGEVTRSYRYEKDFLPIDGKKISVEDTAHFLYQQLNSKEFMHQRVGIAY is encoded by the coding sequence ATGAAAATAGCTCTTTTCGGTGCTCATGGACGTGTAGGACAAGCATTTCTTCGTTTCGTTCAAGTAGATGATCGTTACTTGGTTCGTTCATTGATTCGGACAAACCGGGAAGGAATGCTTGCGGGTATGTTTCAAGTCACCGGCAATTCAAGAAATCAAGAAGATGTGCTTGAGACGATCAAAGGATCAGATATTGTTGTGAGCTGTCTATCAACAGATGGTGATGATACATTATCTGTTTCAATGGCACATATCGTACAAGCCATGAAGCAAACAAATACATCAAGAATTATTACGATTGGCACGGCGGGGATCTTAAAAGCAAGGCAGCAGCCGGAGCTTTACCGCTTTGAAACAAGTGAATCAAGGCGAACCACTTCCCGAGCAGCTAAAGAGCATGCCAAGGCGTATGAAATCCTACAATCAACTGAACTAGATTGGACCATTATTTGTCCAACCTATTTACCAGATGGAGAAGTGACACGGTCATATCGCTATGAAAAAGATTTTCTCCCTATAGACGGAAAGAAAATTTCAGTTGAAGATACCGCCCACTTTTTATATCAACAGTTAAATTCGAAGGAATTTATGCATCAGCGAGTCGGCATCGCTTATTGA
- a CDS encoding alpha/beta-type small acid-soluble spore protein, translating to MANSNSSNQLLVPGAEQAIDQMKYEIASEFGVNLGAETTARANGSVGGEITKRLVSYAQQHMGGTKA from the coding sequence ATGGCAAATTCTAATAGTTCAAATCAATTACTAGTTCCAGGAGCAGAGCAAGCAATCGATCAAATGAAATACGAAATCGCTTCTGAATTTGGTGTAAACCTTGGAGCAGAAACGACAGCTCGTGCAAACGGTTCAGTTGGTGGAGAAATCACAAAACGTCTTGTATCTTACGCTCAACAACACATGGGTGGAACAAAAGCTTAA